One genomic window of Leptotrichia shahii includes the following:
- a CDS encoding aspartate kinase yields the protein MIIVHKYGGTSVATTEKIMNIAKYLGSVKDSGNDVVVVVSAMGKTTDALIKLAHEITENPDSREMDRLMSTGEQQTISLLSIALQTLGYEAISLTGAQAGIKTSGHYMKNKIDDINGDVIKNHLNEGKIVVVAGFQGVNKDGDVTTLGRGGSDTSAVALAAALGGKCEIYTDVDGIYSIDPRVYGDAKKLPYISYDEMMELAYLGAGVMEPRAVELGGKYGVEIYVGKSLGEKNGTIITSIQKIKEIKEMEERVITGVSINENVIMVNVEEIPTNAQNVYEIFEKAEANGINIDMISQNDVTSHHGSFAFTCPKTDIAALEKIGKEIESEFPQTSFIINQYVTKVSIVGIGLISNVGVAAKMFKILAENDISFHQISTSEISISLVVDEVMGKKVAELFAREFDI from the coding sequence ATGATTATTGTACATAAATATGGTGGAACTTCGGTTGCCACAACTGAAAAAATTATGAATATTGCTAAATATTTAGGTAGTGTAAAAGATTCGGGAAATGATGTAGTTGTAGTAGTTTCGGCTATGGGGAAAACAACCGATGCGTTAATTAAATTAGCTCATGAAATTACTGAAAATCCAGATTCCAGAGAAATGGACAGATTGATGTCAACTGGTGAACAGCAAACTATTTCGCTTCTAAGCATTGCGTTGCAAACATTGGGATATGAAGCGATTTCGTTGACAGGGGCTCAAGCTGGGATAAAAACAAGCGGACATTATATGAAAAATAAAATTGACGATATAAACGGTGATGTTATAAAAAATCACTTGAATGAAGGGAAAATTGTTGTTGTAGCTGGATTCCAAGGAGTTAATAAAGATGGAGATGTAACTACTTTGGGGCGTGGAGGTTCTGACACTTCTGCGGTTGCACTTGCGGCGGCTTTGGGAGGAAAATGTGAGATTTATACAGATGTTGATGGAATTTATTCAATTGATCCAAGAGTATACGGGGATGCGAAAAAATTACCGTACATTTCTTATGATGAAATGATGGAATTGGCTTATTTGGGAGCTGGAGTAATGGAGCCTAGAGCAGTAGAGCTTGGTGGAAAATATGGAGTGGAAATCTATGTTGGAAAATCATTGGGTGAAAAAAATGGAACGATAATAACTTCAATTCAAAAAATAAAGGAGATTAAAGAAATGGAAGAAAGAGTAATAACTGGAGTGTCAATAAACGAAAATGTAATAATGGTAAATGTAGAGGAAATCCCTACAAATGCACAAAATGTTTACGAAATTTTTGAAAAAGCTGAAGCAAATGGAATAAATATTGATATGATAAGTCAAAATGATGTAACTAGCCATCATGGAAGTTTTGCCTTTACTTGTCCAAAAACTGATATAGCAGCTCTTGAAAAAATTGGAAAAGAAATCGAATCTGAATTTCCACAAACATCATTTATAATTAACCAGTATGTTACAAAAGTTTCAATCGTAGGAATTGGATTAATTAGCAATGTTGGAGTAGCTGCGAAAATGTTTAAAATCTTAGCGGAAAATGATATAAGTTTCCACCAAATTTCGACTTCAGAAATCAGTATTTCGTTGGTTGTGGATGAAGTTATGGGGAAAAAAGTTGCAGAATTATTTGCAAGAGAGTTTGATATATAA
- a CDS encoding SDR family NAD(P)-dependent oxidoreductase — METVLITGASSGIGYELAKIYAKNGYNLVVVARSRDKLEVLKKEIFEGISKNVKVTVIEADLSLENAAKRLYNRIKLEGLKIEVLVNNAGVGIYGKFSEFNEKIMEKNGAMINLNIKAVVELTRLFLGDMMKDGNGGILNVSSIAAFMPGPLMSTYYASKAFVQSFTEAVREEVRNDIRGKNIKISVLCPGPTDTGFEKSSNLTESSLFEKMKVMTAKKVAEIGYKEFQKGKVVIIPGIFNRIAVFVTRFLSRKFVVKMARKLQEKKNKN; from the coding sequence ATGGAAACGGTTTTAATAACAGGGGCAAGCAGTGGAATTGGCTATGAGCTTGCTAAAATTTATGCAAAAAATGGGTATAATCTAGTTGTCGTAGCACGAAGCAGGGATAAATTGGAAGTTTTGAAAAAAGAGATTTTTGAAGGAATTTCTAAAAATGTGAAAGTAACTGTGATTGAAGCTGACTTGTCGCTGGAAAATGCGGCTAAAAGGCTTTATAATCGGATAAAATTAGAGGGACTTAAAATTGAAGTGCTTGTGAATAATGCTGGAGTTGGGATTTATGGCAAGTTTTCTGAATTTAATGAGAAAATAATGGAAAAAAATGGAGCAATGATAAATTTGAATATAAAGGCAGTTGTGGAATTGACAAGACTGTTTTTAGGTGATATGATGAAAGATGGGAATGGTGGGATATTAAATGTGTCTTCAATTGCAGCTTTTATGCCAGGACCTTTAATGAGTACATATTATGCAAGTAAAGCATTTGTACAGTCATTTACAGAAGCAGTTAGGGAAGAAGTGAGAAATGATATTCGAGGAAAAAATATTAAAATATCAGTACTTTGCCCTGGTCCAACAGATACTGGTTTTGAGAAAAGCAGTAATCTGACAGAAAGTTCATTATTTGAAAAAATGAAAGTTATGACTGCGAAAAAAGTGGCTGAAATCGGATATAAAGAGTTTCAGAAGGGAAAAGTAGTTATCATTCCTGGGATTTTTAATAGAATTGCAGTTTTTGTAACTAGATTTCTATCGAGAAAATTCGTTGTAAAAATGGCTAGAAAGTTGCAGGAAAAGAAAAATAAAAATTAA
- the lysA gene encoding diaminopimelate decarboxylase, translated as MKLFGTAKINKKGNLSIGGVDTIELAKEFKTPLYVMDQELIETTIDKMKEAFQSSRFKTRIAYAGKAFLTTGMIKLVESKGLDLDVVSGGELYTAHKAGFPMKRVHLHGNNKLVNEIEMAVEYGIDTIVVDNEDEIAKIEKVCKEKGKKQAVLVRIDPGIEAHTHHYIKTSGLTSKFGISLFQENLIDIVKRLNDSPYIEFKGFHTHIGSQIFQSAFFIFALDEIFKYLDRLKKELGIVVHTVNMGGGFGVYYKNGDDPKPIEEVLSEIITYTEAMEIKYQIGFKELCIEPGRSIVGNAGTTLYEVGGIKETVGGKTYVFIDGGMSDNIRTALYQAEYEAGVVNKMEDTDTKDITLAGKLCESGDIIIQNGKLPKSTEIGDIVAVGTTGAYCYTMSSHYNRMVTPGVVFVKDGKAKVAVRRETYEDLLRNDEIFEL; from the coding sequence ATGAAGTTATTTGGAACGGCAAAAATTAATAAAAAAGGAAATTTATCAATAGGAGGAGTTGACACAATTGAGCTGGCAAAAGAGTTTAAAACGCCACTTTATGTAATGGATCAGGAATTAATTGAAACGACTATTGATAAGATGAAAGAGGCTTTTCAATCATCAAGATTTAAAACGAGAATAGCTTATGCGGGGAAAGCATTTTTGACAACTGGGATGATTAAATTGGTTGAATCTAAAGGATTAGACTTAGATGTGGTGTCTGGTGGAGAATTGTATACAGCACATAAAGCAGGATTTCCAATGAAAAGAGTGCATTTGCATGGAAATAATAAATTAGTAAATGAGATTGAGATGGCTGTTGAATATGGGATTGACACGATTGTTGTAGATAATGAAGATGAAATTGCTAAGATTGAAAAAGTTTGTAAGGAAAAAGGTAAGAAACAAGCGGTTTTAGTGAGAATTGATCCAGGGATTGAGGCACATACACATCATTATATAAAAACTTCAGGACTTACATCAAAATTTGGGATTTCACTTTTCCAAGAAAATTTGATTGATATTGTAAAAAGATTGAATGATAGTCCATATATTGAATTTAAAGGTTTCCACACACATATTGGTTCGCAAATATTCCAATCTGCATTCTTTATTTTTGCGTTAGATGAAATTTTTAAATATTTGGATAGATTGAAAAAAGAATTGGGAATCGTAGTTCACACAGTAAATATGGGTGGAGGATTTGGAGTTTATTACAAAAATGGAGATGATCCTAAACCAATAGAAGAAGTGCTTAGCGAAATTATAACTTATACTGAAGCGATGGAAATTAAATATCAAATTGGATTTAAAGAACTTTGTATTGAGCCGGGAAGAAGCATTGTTGGAAATGCTGGAACTACTTTGTATGAAGTTGGTGGAATTAAAGAAACTGTTGGTGGAAAAACTTATGTATTCATTGATGGAGGAATGTCAGATAATATAAGAACGGCATTATACCAAGCTGAATATGAGGCTGGAGTTGTAAATAAAATGGAAGATACTGACACAAAAGACATTACGTTGGCTGGAAAATTGTGCGAATCAGGAGATATTATCATTCAAAATGGTAAATTGCCAAAATCAACTGAAATTGGGGATATAGTTGCAGTTGGTACGACAGGAGCCTACTGTTACACAATGTCAAGCCACTACAATAGAATGGTTACACCAGGAGTTGTATTTGTAAAAGACGGTAAAGCAAAAGTTGCCGTTAGAAGGGAAACTTATGAAGATTTATTAAGAAATGATGAGATTTTTGAGTTATAA